Proteins from a genomic interval of Lycium ferocissimum isolate CSIRO_LF1 chromosome 2, AGI_CSIRO_Lferr_CH_V1, whole genome shotgun sequence:
- the LOC132046502 gene encoding CDK5RAP1-like protein encodes MASSLSSLSTMLSHPHCAVRIKFPRQYSVRFLSSKLVQVQSTSCRRSVALRRTLSVKISRNFSQCHSLTSKDQIPSLRDFIPKATTHTPSASDVQQEHARISDVMPRGRIYHETYGCQMNVNDMEIVLSIMKNAGYTESVEVPENAEIIFINTCAIRDNAELKVWQRLNYFWFLKRQWKSNVVSGRSQSAHPPKVVVLGCMAERLKDKILDADKMVDVVCGPDAYRDLPRLLEEVDYGQKGINTILSLEETYADINPVRISKNSISAFVSVMRGCNNMCSFCIVPFTRGRERSRPVESIVKEVAELWKEGVKEVTVLGQNVNSYNDTSGVENPAEPAVSWELSDGFSSMCKVKNVGLRFADLLDRLATEFPEMRFRYTSPHPKDFPDDLLYVMRDRYNICKSIHLPAQSGSSAVLDRMRRGYTRQAYLDLVKKIRGIIPDIGITSDFICGFCGETEEDHKDTLTLVETVGYDMAYMFAYSMREKTHAHRKYVDDVPEDVKQRRLTELIDAFRGSTGQFYDAKIGTLQLVLVEGPNKRAPDTELIGKSDRGHRVSFTIMPIPDKVDNNGKRIPKIGDYVEVHITKSTRASLYGEALAITKLSSFYNTLHEEVVAFASRT; translated from the exons ATGGCGTCTTCCCTATCTTCTCTCTCGACCATGTTAAGTCATCCTCACTGTGCCGTTCGCATCAAATTCCCAAGGCAATATTCTGTCAGATTCCTTTCCTCGAAGCTTGTACAAGTTCAATCTACCTCCTGTCGCAGGTCAGTCGCCCTTCGAAGGACATTGTCTGTAAAGATATCCAGGAATTTCTCCCAGTGTCATTCTTTAACCAGCAAGGACCAAATTCCAAGCCTCCGTGACTTCATACCCAAAGCGACTACTCACACTCCTTCTGCTTCCGATGTTCAACAAGA GCATGCGAGGATATCTGATGTTATGCCTAGAGGTCGCATCTATCATGAAACTTATGGATGTCAAATGAATGTCAATGATATGGAAATTGTTTTATCTATCATGAAAAATGCTGGATACACTGAAAGTGTGGAAGTCCCAGAGAATGCtgagataatatttataaatacttgTGCTATAAGGGACAATGCAGAACTTAAGGTTTGGCAGAGGCTCAATTATTTTTGGTTTCTTAAGAGGCAATGGAAGAGCAATGTTGTGAGTGGAAGGTCACAGTCCGCTCACCCTCCCAAAGTAGTTGTGCTGGGGTGTATGGCTGAGAGGTTGAAGGACAAAATATTGGATGCAGATAAGATGGTTGACGTGGTTTGTGGACCTGATGCTTATCGAGACTTGCCGCGCCTGTTGGAAGAAGTGGACTATGGTCAAAAAGGTATCAATACTATACTTTCACTTGAAGAAACTTACGCAGATATTAATCCAGTTCGCATCTCCAAAAATTCTATATCTGCATTTGTATCTGTGATGAGGGGTTGCAATAATATGTGCTCATTCTGCATTGTTCCCTTCACTAGAGGGAGAGAACGGTCTCGCCCGGTGGAATCGATTGTGAAAGAGGTTGCTGAACTCTGGAAAGAGGGAGTCAAAGAGGTTACGGTTCTTGGCCAAAATGTAAATAGCTATAATGATACATCTGGAGTTGAAAATCCGGCTGAACCAGCAGTCAGTTGGGAACTTAGTGATGGATTCTCCAGCATGTGTAAAGTAAAAAATGTGGGTCTACGGTTTGCTGATCTCCTCGATAGACTTGCAACAGAATTTCCAGAAATGCGGTTTAGATACACTTCCCCACATCCTAAAGATTTTCCAGATGATTTGCTGTACGTAATGCGGGATAGGTACAATATCTGCAAAAGCATTCATCTGCCAGCACAGTCAGGCAGCAGTGCTGTGCTTGATAGAATGCGTCGTGGATACACTCGACAAGCATACTTAGATCTTGTGAAGAAGATAAGGGGTATAATACCTGACATAGGAATAACCAGCGACTTCATATGTG GTTTCTGTGGAGAAACGGAAGAGGATCACAAAGACACACTAACCCTTGTGGAGACTGTTGGTTATGATATGGCATACATGTTTGCTTACAGCATGAGAGAGAAAACACATGCCCACAGAaaatatgttgatgatgttcCTGAAGATGTCAAGCAGAGGAGGCTCACAGAATTAATTGATGCTTTTCGCGGGAGTACAGGTCAGTTCTACGATGCAAAAATTGGTACTCTCCAACTTGTGTTAGTTGAAGGGCCTAATAAGAGAGCCCCAGACACAGAGTTAATTGGCAAGAGCGACAGAGGCCATAGGGTATCATTTACTATCATGCCTATCCCAGATAAGGTTGATAATAATGGGAAGCGAATTCCAAAGATTGGTGATTATGTTGAAGTACACATAACGAAATCCACAAGGGCATCACTGTATGGAGAAGCACTCGCTATAACTAAATTGAGCTCATTTTACAACACTTTACATGAAGAAGTTGTTGCCTTTGCCAGCAGAACTTAA
- the LOC132046503 gene encoding 3-epi-6-deoxocathasterone 23-monooxygenase CYP90C1-like yields MEVQITGEAESWIWICIATGVTVGWLIYKMRKKQKEEEERENGVPRGSSGWPLIGETLDFIACGYTSRPVTFMEKRKSLYGKVFKSNILGKGIIVSTDAEVNKVVLQNNGDVFIPCYPKSITELFGKNSILQTNGPVHRRVHGQIGSFLKSPQLKARITRDIEASVRHFLSTWLEKQHCVYVQDEAKKIAFEVLVKLVLSVGPGEELDLLKKEFEEFTKGLICLPIKFPGTTLYKSLKAKERLSRMVGKMVEERKLSIEKKEEKGLPNDAIDVLLGNADGAKQPLPSDFISSNLIEMMIPGEETVPTAITLAVKFLSDNPVALSRLLEENLELKQQKISCCEDYSWTDYMSLPFTQNVISETLRLGNIINAVWRKALKDVKIKGHLIPKGWCVLASFTSVHMDEENYENPYNFDLSRWQKAGVAVTSSTFTPFGGGQRLCPGLELSRLEMSIFLHHLVTTYRWVAEKDEIVYFPTVKMKNKLPINVMPFEQNPLIQTKRN; encoded by the exons ATGGAAGTTCAAATAACAGGGGAAGCAGAAAGTTGGATTTGGATATGTATAGCAACAGGGGTAACAGTTGGATGGTTAATTTATAAGATGAGAAAAAAGCaaaaggaagaggaagaaaGGGAGAATGGAGTTCCAAGAGGAAGTTCTGGTTGGCCTCTAATTGGAGAAACTCTGGATTTCATTGCTTGTGGTTACACTTCTCGACCTGTCACTTTCATGGAGAAACGCAAGTCTCT GTACGGAAAAGTATTCAAAAGTAATATACTAGGAAAAGGAATAATAGTATCAACGGATGCAGAGGTGAACAAGGTGGTTCTACAGAACAACGGGGATGTATTTATACCATGTTATCCTAAATCAATAACAGAATTGTTTGGGAAGAATTCAATATTGCAAACGAATGGACCGGTACATAGGAGAGTGCACGGACAAATTGGGAGCTTCTTAAAATCACCACAACTCAAGGCCCGTATTACACGAGACATCGAAGCCTCCGTCCGCCATTTTTTGTCAACATGGCTAGAAAAACAACACTGTGTCTACGTCCAAGATGAAGCCAAAAAG ATTGCATTTGAGGTACTAGTGAAGCTGGTACTAAGCGTAGGCCCTGGGGAAGAATTGGACTTGCtcaagaaagaatttgaagaaTTCACCAAAGGCTTGATTtgtttgcccattaaatttcCCGGAACCACACTCTACAAATCTTTAAAG GCTAAAGAAAGGTTATCAAGAATGGTAGGGAAGATGGTAGAGGAGAGAAAATTGAGCAtagagaaaaaggaagagaaggGGTTACCAAATGATGCAATTGACGTGCTCTTAGGGAATGCTGATGGGGCAAAGCAACCTCTGCCGTCCGATTTCATCAGTAGCAACTTGATAGAGATGATGATTCCCGGGGAAGAGACCGTGCCAACGGCGATCACATTAGCTGTCAAATTTCTAAGTGACAACCCCGTCGCTCTATCTCGCTTGCTG GAGGAGAATTTGGAATTGAAGCAGCAGAAGATAAGTTGTTGTGAGGATTATAGTTGGACAGATTATATGTCATTGCCCTTCACTCAGAAT GTTATCAGTGAAACCTTGAGATTGGGAAATATCATTAATGCAGTATGGAGAAAAGCTCTCAAAGATGTCAAAATCAAAG GGCATTTGATACCAAAAGGATGGTGTGTTTTGGCATCCTTCACTTCAGTTCACATGGatgaagaaaattatgaaaatccATACAATTTTGATCTCTCCAGATGGCAG AAAGCTGGAGTTGCTGTGACCAGCAGCACATTTACACCATTTGGTGGAGGACAGAGGCTGTGTCCTGGTTTAGAACTTTCCAGGCTTGAAATGTCCATTTTCCTCCACCATCTCGTCACCACCTACAG ATGGGTGGCAGAGAAGGATGAGATTGTCTATTTCCCAACagtgaagatgaagaacaagCTGCCTATCAACGTCATGCCCTTTGAGCAAAACCCACTAATTCAAACCAAACGAAACTAA